The following proteins come from a genomic window of Candidatus Bipolaricaulis sibiricus:
- a CDS encoding AAA family ATPase Cdc48 translates to MAPKEEQVELKLKVAEAHQPDVGRGIARLTSENIEALGVSPGEPIELEGARVTGAIAAVAYQADAGLDIVRIDGLIRANAGVGVGETVQVRRAKWKPAAHVTLAPARKGLHLVAPPDSLRAILAGRVVRTGDVVSTAARAEGSPFGDNLLFERIFREFAQMAPGFGLGEIHLKVVSTQPGGLVRITPDTAIELLPEHVEVAERGRDVPEVAYEDIGGLRDVIHKIREMVELPLKKPELFDRLGIEPPRGVLLHGPPGTGKTLLAKAVATETDAHFIALSGPEIMSRFYGESEGRLREIFEQAEKNAPAIIFIDELDSIAPRRAEVTGEVERRVVAQLLTLMDGLKQRRNVIVIAATNRVEAIDPALRRPGRFDREIEVRVPDRDGRKEILMVHTRGMPLASDVDLDKLAGLTHGFVGSDIAALAREAAMNVLRKLLPKINLDEEGIAPEVIEELIVRWEDFDRALKEVRPSAMREVMVEVPTVTWADIGGLQEVQQLLREAVELPLTTPEAFQRLGVTPPKGILLYGPPGTGKTTLAKAVASESQANFITAKGSELLSKWYGESEQRIAEVFRRARQVAPAVVFLDELDALVPRRGSALGEPHVTERIVNQMLAEMDGLEELRRVVVIGATNRPDLVDPALLRPGRFDELIYVPIPDVGARLAIFRVHTRGMALSPDVDLERLAARTAGYTGADIAEVCRKAGRIALRESLTATAVTMPHFEQALEKTPRSVTPELEEQYKRLARNLRGAVRRIGLVPDEDKEPSS, encoded by the coding sequence ATGGCGCCGAAAGAGGAACAGGTTGAGCTCAAGCTGAAGGTGGCCGAAGCCCACCAGCCGGATGTCGGACGGGGGATCGCCCGTCTGACCTCCGAGAACATCGAGGCGCTCGGGGTCTCGCCGGGCGAGCCCATCGAGCTCGAGGGAGCTCGCGTGACGGGGGCGATTGCCGCCGTGGCGTACCAGGCGGACGCTGGCCTCGACATCGTTCGCATCGATGGTTTGATCCGCGCCAACGCCGGCGTAGGTGTGGGGGAGACCGTCCAGGTACGAAGGGCGAAGTGGAAGCCCGCTGCTCATGTCACACTGGCTCCGGCGCGGAAGGGACTCCACCTCGTTGCTCCCCCGGACAGCCTGCGGGCGATCCTCGCCGGCCGCGTCGTGCGCACCGGCGACGTCGTGTCCACGGCGGCCCGAGCTGAGGGGAGCCCGTTCGGCGACAACCTTCTGTTCGAGCGCATCTTCCGGGAGTTCGCCCAGATGGCACCTGGGTTCGGCCTCGGCGAGATTCACCTCAAGGTTGTCAGCACCCAGCCGGGCGGCCTCGTCCGCATCACCCCCGATACCGCAATCGAACTCCTTCCGGAGCACGTCGAGGTTGCGGAGCGGGGCCGCGACGTGCCGGAGGTCGCCTACGAGGACATCGGGGGCCTCCGCGACGTGATCCACAAGATCCGCGAGATGGTCGAGCTTCCGCTGAAAAAGCCCGAGCTGTTCGATCGTCTCGGGATCGAACCTCCCCGCGGGGTCCTTCTTCACGGACCACCGGGAACAGGGAAGACCTTGCTTGCGAAGGCGGTGGCCACGGAGACCGATGCCCACTTCATCGCACTCTCTGGACCGGAGATCATGTCGCGGTTCTACGGGGAGTCCGAGGGCCGCCTGCGGGAGATCTTTGAGCAGGCAGAGAAGAACGCACCGGCGATCATCTTCATCGATGAGCTGGACTCGATTGCCCCCCGCCGCGCCGAGGTGACGGGTGAGGTCGAGCGGCGCGTGGTGGCGCAGCTCCTCACCCTCATGGACGGGCTCAAGCAGCGGCGGAACGTGATCGTGATCGCGGCCACCAACCGGGTCGAGGCCATCGACCCCGCCCTGCGTCGTCCAGGCCGGTTCGACCGGGAGATCGAGGTTCGCGTTCCAGACCGCGATGGCCGGAAGGAGATCTTGATGGTCCACACCCGGGGGATGCCGCTGGCCTCGGATGTTGACCTGGACAAGCTCGCGGGGCTGACGCATGGGTTCGTGGGCTCGGACATCGCTGCGCTGGCCCGCGAGGCGGCGATGAACGTTCTCCGGAAGCTCCTTCCCAAGATCAACCTCGACGAAGAGGGGATCGCCCCGGAGGTGATCGAGGAGCTCATCGTGCGGTGGGAGGACTTCGATCGGGCGCTGAAGGAGGTCCGCCCGTCGGCGATGCGCGAGGTGATGGTGGAGGTTCCCACCGTCACATGGGCCGACATCGGGGGCCTCCAGGAGGTCCAACAGCTGTTGCGTGAGGCCGTGGAGCTCCCCCTGACGACCCCGGAGGCGTTCCAGCGGCTGGGGGTTACCCCTCCCAAGGGGATCCTCCTCTACGGTCCGCCCGGGACGGGGAAGACAACGCTGGCGAAGGCCGTGGCGAGCGAGTCCCAAGCGAACTTCATCACCGCCAAGGGGTCCGAGCTTCTCTCCAAGTGGTACGGCGAGAGCGAGCAGCGGATCGCCGAGGTGTTCCGTCGGGCGCGACAGGTTGCGCCGGCGGTGGTGTTCCTGGACGAGCTTGATGCGCTCGTGCCTCGTCGCGGGTCGGCGCTCGGCGAGCCCCACGTCACAGAGCGGATCGTGAACCAGATGCTTGCCGAGATGGACGGACTCGAGGAGCTGCGGCGGGTGGTTGTCATTGGGGCGACGAACCGGCCCGACCTTGTGGATCCGGCTCTCCTCCGTCCAGGGCGATTCGATGAGCTGATCTACGTTCCAATCCCGGATGTGGGCGCCCGGCTGGCGATCTTCCGCGTGCACACGCGGGGGATGGCCCTGTCACCCGACGTGGATCTCGAACGTCTGGCCGCTCGCACCGCAGGGTACACGGGGGCCGACATCGCCGAAGTGTGTCGCAAGGCCGGACGAATCGCCTTGCGCGAATCGCTGACTGCCACCGCGGTCACGATGCCCCACTTCGAGCAGGCGCTGGAGAAGACGCCGCGGTCGGTGACTCCTGAGCTCGAGGAGCAGTACAAACGGTTGGCTCGAAACCTGCGGGGAGCCGTGCGGCGGATCGGACTGGTCCCCGATGAAGACAAGGAGCCGTCGTCGTGA
- a CDS encoding 2'-5' RNA ligase — MRLFYCVELPADVRATVARATRPLQTRIRGATWVSEDNLHITLRFLGEVGEDLLPALRDLGEGIARETTPFDLSLERLGAFPHPSRARVVWVGPTAESALFAILAQRVEDDVQTLGFPPERRPAHPHVTLARLRIPQDLAALVEGTALPLLRTTVDSLTLMSSELRPQGPLYTPVARWPLRGGSGAL; from the coding sequence ATGCGCCTCTTCTACTGCGTGGAGCTGCCGGCGGACGTCCGGGCAACGGTGGCGCGGGCCACCCGCCCGCTGCAGACCAGGATCCGCGGCGCGACGTGGGTCAGCGAGGACAACCTCCACATCACGCTGCGATTCCTGGGGGAGGTCGGCGAGGACCTCCTTCCCGCGCTTCGTGACCTCGGGGAGGGCATCGCCCGGGAGACAACGCCGTTTGATCTCTCTTTGGAGCGGCTGGGCGCGTTTCCCCATCCGAGCCGAGCCCGCGTGGTGTGGGTTGGGCCGACCGCCGAGAGCGCCTTGTTTGCGATCCTCGCTCAGCGAGTCGAGGATGACGTCCAGACGCTCGGCTTCCCCCCCGAACGCCGACCGGCTCACCCCCACGTCACGCTGGCGCGGCTCCGTATTCCGCAGGACCTGGCCGCACTTGTCGAGGGGACCGCTCTGCCCCTGCTCCGCACCACCGTCGACAGTCTGACGCTGATGAGTTCAGAGTTGCGTCCCCAGGGCCCCCTCTACACGCCGGTCGCCCGGTGGCCGCTCCGAGGGGGATCGGGTGCCCTATGA
- a CDS encoding RNA-2',3'-PO4:RNA-5'-OH ligase produces the protein MTTENLIRRGEYMWELPPTGEMRVPGWVFVSQPLLQPLLSGAAEADGEGGGGHDWNALTQIRNVACLPGIVKASIAMPDVHPGYGFPIGGVGAFDPADGVVAMGGVGFDINCGVRVLTAPLSREDIEPRKDQLADVLFAHVPAGLGSEGTIRLSLQGVDEVLEKGARFALDRGYGLPEDLEYIEENGQMDRADPSAVSLKAKEREFRQIGTLGSGNHYLEVQYVEEVHDLEAARAYGLEKNQILIAIHCGSRGLGHQIGQDALPELERASRKYGIPIRERELVCAPIQSPEGQKYLAAVYAGINCAFANRQVIAHLVREALAPLFSLPPGKIRTLYDVGHNNVKFEQHVVDGNPKKLLVHRKGSTRAFGPGRPENPDRYRKVGHPIFVGGTMGTASYILRGTDLGMDKAFGSGVHGAGRAMSRAKAKKRWRGQELIRDLAGQGIAVRAHSYAGAAEEAPGAYKDVDLVVEAAVGSGLNALVARVRPLVCIKG, from the coding sequence ATGACCACAGAGAACCTGATCCGACGAGGGGAGTACATGTGGGAACTTCCCCCAACTGGTGAGATGCGGGTTCCGGGTTGGGTGTTCGTGTCTCAGCCTCTGCTCCAGCCACTGCTGTCCGGAGCGGCCGAGGCGGACGGCGAGGGCGGCGGCGGGCACGACTGGAACGCCCTGACCCAGATTCGCAACGTAGCCTGCCTCCCGGGAATCGTGAAGGCGTCGATCGCGATGCCCGACGTCCACCCCGGCTATGGGTTCCCGATCGGCGGAGTGGGAGCCTTTGACCCTGCTGACGGAGTTGTGGCGATGGGCGGGGTAGGGTTCGACATCAACTGCGGGGTGCGGGTCCTCACCGCTCCTCTCTCCCGGGAGGACATTGAGCCCCGGAAGGACCAGCTCGCCGACGTTCTGTTCGCTCACGTTCCGGCGGGGCTGGGTTCGGAAGGAACGATTCGCCTCAGTCTGCAGGGAGTGGACGAGGTGTTGGAGAAGGGCGCTCGGTTCGCCCTCGACCGCGGCTATGGCCTTCCCGAAGACCTCGAGTACATCGAAGAGAATGGACAGATGGATCGGGCTGACCCATCGGCGGTCTCTCTCAAGGCCAAGGAACGGGAGTTCCGCCAGATTGGAACTCTGGGCTCAGGCAATCACTACCTCGAAGTCCAGTACGTGGAGGAAGTCCACGATCTCGAGGCCGCTCGGGCCTACGGCCTGGAGAAGAACCAGATCTTGATCGCCATCCACTGCGGGTCGCGGGGTCTCGGGCACCAGATCGGCCAGGACGCACTACCGGAACTCGAGCGGGCAAGCCGGAAGTACGGGATCCCGATCCGAGAGCGCGAGCTGGTGTGTGCTCCCATCCAGTCCCCCGAGGGACAGAAGTACCTCGCGGCGGTCTACGCCGGCATCAACTGCGCGTTTGCCAACCGCCAGGTCATCGCCCACCTCGTCCGCGAGGCACTCGCCCCTCTGTTCTCCCTCCCACCGGGCAAGATCCGGACGCTGTACGACGTCGGGCACAACAACGTGAAGTTCGAGCAGCACGTGGTCGATGGGAACCCGAAGAAGCTGCTCGTTCACCGCAAGGGTTCCACGCGCGCTTTCGGGCCCGGCCGGCCCGAGAACCCTGACCGGTACCGGAAGGTGGGGCACCCCATCTTCGTCGGGGGGACGATGGGGACGGCCTCGTACATCCTTCGGGGAACTGACCTCGGGATGGACAAGGCGTTCGGCTCTGGCGTGCACGGGGCGGGGCGAGCGATGTCCCGGGCAAAGGCCAAGAAACGATGGCGAGGGCAGGAGCTGATCCGGGATCTCGCGGGTCAGGGAATCGCAGTCCGGGCGCACTCCTACGCGGGAGCAGCGGAAGAGGCGCCAGGAGCCTACAAGGACGTGGATCTCGTGGTCGAGGCGGCGGTGGGTTCCGGCCTGAACGCCCTTGTGGCGCGGGTCCGGCCCCTCGTGTGCATCAAGGGGTGA